The following are encoded together in the Anopheles nili chromosome 3, idAnoNiliSN_F5_01, whole genome shotgun sequence genome:
- the LOC128723711 gene encoding zinc finger protein 726-like has protein sequence MQYESIDTTVHDEPLKDSVSSNHEKEKQNLDEEKLDEKCDGTKTRKNARSEKRKLVSQSPTVGTDPGEVLAEKCTSRSSQKFLCKEKDCGRKFKSNTAFAYHQLQHSGERPYKCKSCEKCFLTCSALKVHERLHSGEKPYKCDECGNNFRQWGDLKYHQISIHSNEKSHKCEYCGKEFARRYSLVLHRRIHTNEKNFICDFCNKAFRASSYLHAHRMIHTGEKPHQCSKCDKKFRCHGDLNRHLKTHTRTSNLRTVPNNDAQANKSDVLQIGTITIEKLKINDVKKAAKQKCRNILKKNNNSIVIA, from the coding sequence ATGCAGTACGAGAGTATCGATACCACCGTACACGATGAACCGCTAAAAGATTCAGTTTCTAGCAATcatgagaaagagaaacaaaatttagatgaagaaaaattagaTGAAAAATGCGATGGAacaaaaactagaaaaaacgCAAGGAGTGAGAAGAGAAAACTAGTTTCTCAATCGCCAACAGTAGGCACTGACCCAGGAGAAGTATTAGCAGAAAAATGCACTTCTCGATCTTCCCAAAAGTTCTTATGTAAGGAAAAAGATTGTGGCCGAAAATTCAAATCCAATACTGCATTTGCATACCATCAATTGCAACATTCTGGAGAGAGACCATACAAATGTAAATCATGCGAAAAGTGCTTTTTGACCTGCAGTGCTCTGAAGGTGCACGAACGGTTACATTCGGGTGAAAAACCATACAAATGTGATGAGTGTGGTAATAATTTTCGACAATGGGGCGATCTTAAGTATCATCAAATATCCATacattcaaatgaaaaaagccATAAGTGTGAATACTGCGGGAAGGAGTTCGCTCGACGCTATTCGCTTGTGCTTCATCGGCGTATTCACACCAACGAGAAAAATTTCATTTGCGATTTTTGCAATAAAGCGTTCCGGGCTAGTTCGTATTTGCATGCTCATCGAATGATACACACCGGCGAGAAACCACATCAATGCAGTAAATGTGATAAGAAATTCCGCTGCCACGGAGACTTAAACAGGCACCTCAAAACACATACTCGCACCAGTAATTTACGTACAGTGCCAAATAACGATGCACAGGCTAACAAGAGCGACGTATTACAAATCGGAACCATTacaattgaaaaattgaaaattaatgatGTAAAAAAGGCTGCTAAACAAAAATGCAGAaatattttgaagaaaaacaataacagcaTAGTTATTGCATAA
- the LOC128723217 gene encoding tumor suppressor candidate 3 yields MTILIKIAVLTAISLCLFNFVNSVSPKAARGGQQSLSEKVQQLLDMNTKRPVLRFNGNKFRDFVKSAPRNYSVVVMFTAMAPARQCVICRHAHDEYTIVANSYRYSQTYSNKLFFAMVDFDEGSDVFQMLRLNTAPVFIHFPPKGKPKPADTMDIQRVGVSAEVIGKWIQERTDIQIRIFRPPNYSATVAILMLTLFVGGFLYLRRNNLDFLYNKQIWALISVVFCFAMVSGQMWNHIRSPPFVHKSQNGGIAYIHGSSQGQLVIETYIVMFLNAMIVLGMVLLTEAGWQNDHRKSRLTAVVGLVLVIVFFSLILSIFRSKAQGYPYSFLFK; encoded by the exons ATGACGATCCTTATAAAAATTGCTGTACTTACGGCAATATCACTATGTTTGTTCAATTTTGTGAATAGTGTATCTCCCAAAGCTGCTCGAGGC GGCCAGCAATCGTTATCTGAAAAAGTGCAGCAATTGCTAGATATGAATACCAAGCGGCCGGTACTGCGGTTCAACGGCAATAAATTCCGTGATTTTGTTAAGTCGGCACCGAGGAACTACTCCGTAGTTGTTATGTTCACGGCGATGGCGCCTGCCCGGCAATGTGTTATCTGTCGACATGCTCACGACGAGTACACTATTGTTGCCAACTCGTACCGTTACTCACAAACGTACTCGAACAAACTGTTCTTCGCCATGGTTGACTTTGACGAAGGATCGGACGTATTCCAGATGCTGCGTCTCAACACCGCTCCAGTGTTCATCCATTTCCCCCCGaagggaaaaccgaaacccgcCGACACTATGGACATTCAGCGGGTGGGAGTATCTGCGGAGGTTATTGGAAAATGGATTCAGGAACGCACTGATATCCAAATAagaattttccgaccaccaAACTATTCTGCGACGGTAGCAATTCTGATGTTAACCCTCTTCGTTGGAGGATTTCTTTATCTACGACGAAACAACCTGGATTTCCTGTACAACAAGCAAATATGGGCTCTTATCTCTGTAGTATTTTGCTTTGCCATGGTATCTGGTCAAATGTGGAACCACATTCGCAGTCCACCATTCGTGCATAAGAGTCAAAATGGAGGAATAGCGTACATCCATGGGTCATCTCAAGGGCAGTTGGTAATTGAAACATACATTGTAATGTTTTTGA ATGCCATGATCGTGCTGGGAATGGTACTTCTAACTGAAGCAGGATGGCAGAACGACCATCGCAAGAGTAGACTTACGGCAGTCGTGGGATTGGTTTTGGTTATAGTCTTTTTCTCGTTGATTCTTTCAATATTCCGATCCAAAGCCCAAGGTTATCCCTACAG ctTCTTATTTAAATAA
- the LOC128725603 gene encoding protein MEMO1, with product MPNMYREASHAGSWYTDSGSELNRQLNKWLDDADLTFGPARAIIAPHAGYRYCGACGAWAYRQISPAVVKRVFILGPSHHVRLSRCALSAAQYCRTPLYDLKVDQQINSELDATGHFKWMDQKTDEDEHSIEMHLPYVAKVMENFRDQFTIIPVMVGSISNDWEETYGKIFAPYLADPQNLFVISSDFCHWGQRFRYTYYEEGSGPIYKWIETLDKMGMDLIETLKADSFSEYLRKYNNTICGRHPIGVLMQSVEELKRRGYRMSFKFLKYDQSNQCCDKKDSSVSYASGSLIFE from the exons ATGCCAAATATGTACCGTGAGGCTTCACACGCTGGTAGCTGGTATACTGATTCAG GGTCTGAACTCAATCGTCAACTAAATAAATGGTTAGATGATGCTGACCTAACATTTGGTCCCGCTCGTGCCATTATTGCTCCTCACGCTGGTTATCGCTATTGCGGTGCCTGTGGTGCATGGGCATACCGACAGATTAGTCCTGCCGTGGT AAAACGTGTGTTCATTTTGGGCCCTTCGCACCATGTGCGGCTTTCCCGTTGTGCCCTGTCTGCTGCTCAGTACTGCCGTACGCCTTTATATGATCTGAAAGTTGATCAACAAATAAACTCCGAACTAGATGCTACAGGCCACTTCAAATGGATGGATCAGAAAACCGATGAGGATGAGCATAGCATCGAAATGCATCTTCCATATGTGGCGAAAGTTATGGAAAA TTTTAGGGATCAATTCACTATCATTCCTGTCATGGTTGGTTCTATCAGCAATGATTGGGAAGAAACTTATGGAAAAATATTCGCACCGTACCTTGCAGACCCTCAGAATTTGTTCGTGATTTCATCTGATTTTTGTCATTGGGGACAGCGATTTCGTTACACCTACTACGAGGAAGGCTCAGGGCCTATCTATAAATGGATTGAAACATTGGACAAGATGGGAATGGATTTGATAGAAACCCTTAAAGCGGATAGTTTTAGTGAGTATCTACGAAAGTACAACAACACCATTTGCGGGCGCCACCCTATCGGAGTGCTTATGCAATCTGTTGAAGAACTGAAACGCCGTGGTTACCGCATGAGCTTCAAATTTCTGAAGTATGACCAAAGCAACCAGTGCTGTGATAAGAAAGACTCCAGCGTGAGCTACGCCTCCGGTTCATTGATATTCGAGTGA